One segment of Chryseobacterium turcicum DNA contains the following:
- a CDS encoding M16 family metallopeptidase yields the protein MTDKIYSEILHTDKNNYDYITITNDENKVRIYTLKNGLQVFLAQNFDAPRIQTFIPVRTGSNNDPSDNTGLAHYLEHMMFKGTSKIGTQNWEKEKVLLEEISELYEQHKAEQNPELKKEIYQKIDEISQEASQYAIANEYDKVISSLGATGTNAHTWFDETVYKNNIPNNEFEKWLKVEKERFSELVLRLFHTELESVYEEFNRAQDSDSRLVNYELMDALFPTHPNGQQTTLGNPEHLKNPSMKAIHKYFDEYYVPNNYAIVLVGDLDFEETIVLIDTYFGTIPCRELPKKDLIIEKPLTEIVERTVKSPTTPRLQLAWRTESYGTKEAILADITANILSNRGEAGLLDLNINQTQKMLWAQAYSLGLKEYGYFSVVAVPKENQTLSEAKEMMLEQIELLKKGDFPDWMLPAIINDFKLQRLKGLETAEGLATNLYDTYIKGRTWEEELSEMDDYASVTKQEVIDFANAFFKDNYVVINKEKGVNDQLLRVENPGITPIKINRESQSDFLQEILADKTEDIRPEFINYQEEIKADTVQNKKVSFVKNKYNEIAQVHFIFPFGSDHDRELGISTQILQYLGTEKYSPEDLKEEFFKIGITNDFKTSSDQLTISLSGLESNLEKGISLLQHWMDDVKPDQEIYNQFVDTILENREAVKKDKNRIMTALTTYTKLGKASRFLDVISKEQLENANVEDFTDRMKKLFGFPYQVFFYGKDFESFKNYIPNYIIEERFTVSQPKKYSEQETTGSVYFTDYDMVQMEMSKIGKSKNVNPENFGKINVFNEYFGRGLSSIVFQEIRESKSLAYSAYVSYSPNSQLNHPDYITTYIGTQPDKLQIAVDTMSDLMNELPEVPVQFENAKKSALKQIASTRITRTNIFFNTLRLKKLGIHHDFRKDIYSQIESLNFEEIKKFYQTEVKPIQYNTAIIGKKENLNLEAVEQMGTFEEVGLKEIFGY from the coding sequence ATGACTGACAAAATATACAGCGAAATACTTCACACCGATAAAAATAATTACGATTATATCACCATTACCAACGACGAAAACAAAGTAAGAATTTATACCCTTAAAAATGGGTTGCAAGTTTTTCTTGCTCAGAATTTTGACGCACCGAGAATTCAAACTTTTATTCCGGTGAGAACGGGAAGTAATAATGACCCTTCTGATAACACTGGTTTGGCGCATTACCTTGAGCATATGATGTTTAAAGGTACTTCAAAAATCGGAACTCAAAACTGGGAAAAAGAGAAAGTTTTGTTGGAAGAGATTTCAGAATTGTACGAACAACATAAAGCCGAACAAAATCCTGAGCTTAAAAAAGAAATCTATCAGAAAATTGATGAAATTTCTCAGGAAGCGAGTCAATATGCGATTGCAAACGAGTATGACAAAGTAATTTCTTCTTTAGGAGCAACCGGAACCAACGCTCACACCTGGTTTGACGAAACGGTTTATAAAAATAATATTCCCAATAACGAGTTTGAAAAATGGCTTAAAGTAGAGAAAGAGCGCTTCTCAGAACTGGTTTTGAGACTTTTTCATACTGAGTTAGAATCTGTTTATGAAGAATTTAATCGTGCACAGGATAGTGATTCTCGATTGGTGAATTATGAGCTGATGGATGCACTTTTCCCGACTCATCCTAACGGTCAGCAAACGACTTTAGGAAATCCAGAACATTTGAAAAATCCTTCTATGAAGGCGATTCATAAATATTTTGATGAATATTATGTTCCCAATAATTATGCAATAGTATTAGTTGGAGATTTAGATTTTGAAGAAACTATTGTTTTAATTGATACCTATTTCGGAACAATTCCGTGCAGAGAATTGCCGAAGAAAGATTTAATTATTGAAAAACCTCTGACTGAAATTGTTGAAAGAACGGTAAAAAGCCCTACAACACCACGACTTCAATTGGCATGGAGAACTGAAAGTTACGGTACCAAAGAAGCAATTTTGGCTGATATTACGGCTAATATTTTAAGCAATAGAGGAGAAGCAGGATTGTTGGATTTAAATATCAATCAGACTCAAAAAATGCTTTGGGCTCAAGCTTATTCTTTAGGTTTAAAAGAATACGGATATTTTTCGGTTGTAGCAGTTCCGAAAGAAAACCAAACTTTATCTGAAGCAAAAGAGATGATGTTGGAGCAAATCGAGTTGCTGAAAAAAGGAGATTTTCCCGATTGGATGCTTCCTGCCATCATCAATGATTTTAAATTACAACGATTAAAAGGCCTGGAAACTGCGGAAGGTTTGGCGACCAATCTTTACGACACTTACATTAAAGGCAGAACCTGGGAAGAAGAGTTGAGTGAAATGGATGATTATGCTTCTGTCACAAAACAAGAGGTTATTGATTTTGCGAATGCATTTTTCAAAGATAATTATGTGGTTATCAACAAAGAAAAAGGAGTGAATGACCAGCTTTTAAGAGTTGAAAATCCAGGGATTACGCCTATTAAAATCAATCGTGAATCGCAGTCGGATTTTCTGCAGGAAATTTTAGCAGATAAAACGGAAGATATTCGGCCTGAATTTATTAATTATCAGGAAGAAATTAAAGCAGATACTGTTCAAAATAAAAAAGTAAGTTTCGTGAAAAATAAATACAACGAAATTGCTCAGGTACACTTTATTTTCCCTTTTGGAAGTGATCACGACAGAGAATTGGGGATTTCTACCCAGATTTTACAGTATTTAGGAACCGAAAAATATTCTCCCGAAGATTTAAAGGAAGAATTCTTCAAAATAGGAATTACCAATGATTTTAAAACGAGTTCAGATCAACTGACTATTTCTTTAAGCGGATTAGAATCTAACCTCGAAAAAGGGATTTCTTTGTTGCAGCATTGGATGGATGATGTAAAACCTGATCAGGAAATTTACAATCAGTTTGTGGATACTATTCTGGAAAACCGTGAAGCGGTGAAAAAAGATAAAAACCGCATTATGACGGCTTTGACAACTTATACAAAATTAGGAAAAGCTTCAAGATTTTTAGATGTAATTTCTAAAGAACAACTAGAAAATGCTAATGTGGAAGATTTTACAGACCGTATGAAAAAGCTTTTTGGTTTCCCTTACCAGGTTTTCTTCTATGGAAAAGATTTTGAAAGCTTTAAAAATTATATTCCAAACTATATTATCGAGGAACGTTTTACGGTTTCTCAACCCAAAAAATATTCTGAGCAGGAAACAACGGGATCTGTCTATTTTACCGATTATGATATGGTACAGATGGAAATGAGCAAAATTGGGAAAAGTAAAAATGTAAACCCTGAAAACTTTGGGAAAATAAATGTTTTCAATGAGTATTTCGGGCGTGGTTTATCATCAATTGTTTTTCAGGAAATCCGCGAAAGTAAGAGTTTAGCGTATTCTGCCTATGTTTCTTATTCACCCAATTCTCAGTTGAATCATCCAGATTATATCACGACATATATTGGAACTCAACCCGACAAATTGCAGATTGCGGTTGATACGATGAGCGATTTGATGAATGAGCTTCCTGAAGTTCCGGTACAGTTTGAAAATGCTAAAAAATCTGCATTAAAGCAAATTGCTTCCACAAGAATTACCAGAACCAACATTTTCTTTAATACATTGAGGTTGAAAAAACTGGGAATTCATCATGATTTCAGAAAAGATATTTACAGTCAGATTGAAAGTTTAAATTTTGAAGAAATCAAAAAGTTTTATCAGACAGAAGTAAAACCAATTCAGTACAACACCGCCATTATCGGGAAAAAAGAAAACCTGAATTTAGAAGCAGTGGAGCAAATGGGAACTTTTGAAGAAGTAGGTTTAAAAGAAATCTTTGGCTATTAA
- a CDS encoding MFS transporter has protein sequence MAQQKLPRIRISIFYFYFIMGLIFASWASRIPDIKSTLNLNDGQLGQVLFAMPLGQLMMMVVSGYLVNKFGSRIILITAMILYGIMLTFIAKADSFILLFLMLFFYGIASNMANIAVNTQAVSLEALYKRNIMSSFHGLWSLGGLTGGILGAVFAETKFSILTHFTVILIFGVIGIIIFSKNLLTQDIKENSDSKTPKKAFKLDFAIIILGLIGFGSMFCEGTMFDWSSVYFSTIIKPDEAFVRMGYIASMGAMTFGRFVADRFVNRYQASTVLRFCGILITTGLLLATIAPGLILSTFGFLLVGLGVSSIVPISYSAAGRLKTMSASIAITAVSSISFLGFMIGPPLIGLLSEITDLRIALLSASVFGILIIVLSYQYKSMKF, from the coding sequence ATGGCTCAGCAAAAATTGCCTCGAATACGCATCAGTATTTTTTATTTCTATTTTATCATGGGATTGATATTTGCCAGTTGGGCAAGCAGAATTCCGGATATCAAATCTACTCTCAATCTTAACGACGGTCAATTAGGGCAAGTATTATTCGCCATGCCATTAGGACAACTGATGATGATGGTTGTTTCAGGATATTTGGTCAACAAATTCGGAAGCCGCATTATTTTGATAACTGCAATGATATTATACGGCATCATGCTCACATTCATTGCAAAAGCAGACAGCTTTATATTATTGTTTTTAATGCTATTTTTCTACGGTATTGCTTCAAATATGGCCAATATTGCAGTCAATACACAAGCGGTTAGCTTAGAAGCCTTATATAAACGAAATATCATGTCTTCTTTTCACGGATTATGGAGTCTTGGCGGATTAACAGGCGGAATACTAGGTGCCGTCTTTGCAGAAACAAAATTCTCTATTTTAACTCATTTCACCGTAATATTAATCTTTGGAGTAATAGGAATCATCATATTCAGCAAGAATTTATTAACTCAGGATATTAAAGAAAATTCAGATTCAAAAACACCTAAAAAGGCATTCAAATTAGATTTTGCCATTATTATTTTAGGATTAATAGGATTTGGAAGTATGTTCTGCGAAGGAACAATGTTTGACTGGAGCAGTGTTTATTTTTCTACCATTATAAAACCTGACGAAGCTTTTGTACGAATGGGATATATTGCCAGTATGGGAGCGATGACATTTGGCCGTTTTGTTGCTGACCGATTTGTCAACCGTTATCAGGCTTCCACCGTTTTAAGATTCTGCGGAATATTAATTACTACAGGATTATTATTAGCGACAATTGCCCCAGGATTAATACTATCTACTTTCGGTTTCCTGCTTGTCGGATTGGGTGTTTCTTCTATCGTTCCTATTTCCTACAGTGCAGCAGGAAGATTAAAAACAATGTCTGCAAGTATCGCTATCACCGCAGTTTCATCAATCAGTTTTCTCGGGTTTATGATTGGTCCGCCATTAATAGGTCTTCTTTCAGAAATAACCGATTTAAGAATTGCATTATTAAGCGCCTCAGTTTTCGGAATCTTAATTATTGTACTTTCTTATCAATACAAATCAATGAAATTTTAA
- a CDS encoding DUF4256 domain-containing protein, whose translation MAAKKLISAQESTELLNTLKKRFEKNKKRHEKLDWSKIEEKLNSNPAKLWSLNEMEISGGEPDVVDYDEKTNEYLFFDCSAESPKGRRSFCYDLEALDSRKEHKPQNDIITVATEMGIEILSEEQYRFLQNLGEFDLKTSSWIKTPKEIRELGGAIFCDRRYNTVFVYHNGANSYYAARAFRGVLKV comes from the coding sequence ATGGCAGCTAAAAAACTAATCTCAGCACAAGAAAGTACCGAACTTTTAAATACATTAAAAAAACGTTTCGAAAAAAATAAGAAGCGCCATGAAAAATTGGATTGGTCAAAAATTGAGGAGAAACTCAATTCAAACCCCGCAAAATTATGGTCGCTCAACGAAATGGAAATTTCCGGTGGCGAACCTGATGTTGTAGATTATGATGAAAAAACTAATGAATATCTTTTCTTCGACTGTTCTGCAGAAAGTCCGAAAGGCAGAAGAAGTTTTTGCTACGACCTCGAAGCTTTAGATTCTCGAAAAGAACATAAGCCACAAAATGATATCATTACGGTTGCAACAGAAATGGGCATAGAAATTCTCTCCGAAGAACAGTATCGCTTTTTACAAAACTTAGGAGAATTTGACCTGAAAACTTCAAGCTGGATAAAAACACCAAAAGAAATCAGAGAATTGGGTGGTGCTATTTTCTGCGACAGACGTTACAATACGGTTTTTGTGTATCACAACGGTGCCAATTCTTATTACGCGGCGAGAGCTTTTAGAGGAGTTTTGAAGGTTTAA
- a CDS encoding VOC family protein, with product MKIEHLAIWVDDLEKMREFYLNYFSVTSNEKYTNTKKGFTSYFLDFGDDKTRIELMNRQDIIQEPDKRGFMKGIAHFAISVGSKEAVDALTERLRSDHHIIESEPRTTGDGYYESVVLDPEGNYVEISM from the coding sequence ATGAAAATTGAACATTTAGCCATTTGGGTAGACGATTTAGAGAAGATGCGCGAATTTTATTTAAACTACTTTAGTGTAACATCTAACGAAAAATACACCAATACCAAGAAAGGTTTTACCTCTTACTTCCTAGACTTTGGGGACGATAAAACGAGGATTGAATTAATGAATAGGCAAGATATTATTCAAGAACCAGACAAAAGAGGATTTATGAAAGGGATTGCCCATTTTGCCATCTCTGTTGGCAGTAAAGAAGCGGTAGATGCTTTAACAGAAAGGCTGCGCTCTGACCATCACATTATAGAAAGCGAACCTCGAACTACCGGTGATGGTTATTACGAAAGCGTTGTTCTAGACCCCGAAGGAAATTACGTAGAAATTTCTATGTAA
- a CDS encoding YdeI/OmpD-associated family protein, with protein MSATFFPTPQDFRNWLDKNHKTEQELLVGFYKVGTQKPSMTWSESVNQALCFGWIDGVRKSIDEESYSIRFTPRKKDSIWSVINIKKIEELTKLGLMKNEGLEAFKLRKEDKSGIYSHEKEPAQLKPEYEKQFKTNKKAWEFFEKQAPSYKKVMIHWIMSAKQEKTQLSRLEKTIIESEKEKRVL; from the coding sequence ATGAGTGCTACATTCTTTCCAACACCACAAGATTTTAGAAATTGGCTCGATAAAAACCACAAAACCGAGCAAGAATTATTGGTAGGTTTTTATAAAGTAGGAACCCAAAAACCTTCGATGACTTGGTCGGAGTCTGTAAATCAGGCTTTATGTTTCGGCTGGATTGACGGAGTGAGAAAATCGATTGATGAAGAAAGCTACAGCATCCGTTTTACGCCGAGAAAAAAGGACAGTATTTGGAGTGTTATTAATATCAAAAAAATTGAAGAGCTTACAAAGTTAGGATTGATGAAAAATGAAGGTTTAGAAGCTTTTAAATTAAGAAAAGAAGACAAATCCGGGATTTATTCTCACGAAAAAGAACCTGCACAACTCAAACCTGAATACGAAAAGCAATTTAAAACGAATAAAAAAGCCTGGGAATTTTTTGAAAAACAAGCGCCATCGTATAAAAAAGTGATGATACACTGGATTATGAGCGCCAAACAGGAAAAAACACAACTTTCACGTCTTGAAAAAACGATTATTGAAAGTGAAAAGGAAAAGAGAGTCTTGTAA